tgcctccgcagccgctgctgctgactcctcctgctgctgctgctcggatgcaggaactcgttcctcttccactgctgcaccgccgccgtgtccacgacgaccagattgtggcctctctgaccaccggaacgggcttgtccgctcgcacacgcctcggaatcgccgtgaaaaacgcgccaaacacaccgcgaaaaaaacACGACTACGCGCTGAGACTTCTGATGGAAATCGTCATTGCAATCAACAATTTTATCAATCATGTTGGTCAGATTTAATAAGATTATATGTTTTGGGTATAAATAGAATATATATTTATTAAGAGTATATGTTGTCTTTTAAAGGAAAACAGCGTTACAGTGTGTAATTAAGGCAGTAAGCATATTAATTTCCTGAGACAAATCGGTCATGTGCGGCGGAGTTTCTATGAGCGTTGGGGCAAACACCGTTGCCAGATTCTGTTCATTCATTTTGTTTATTGCATGGTGTGAAGAGATCCTATTTAAATGTTCCAAGATGTACTTCAAGCAGTTAAAGTGCGCCACTGGCAATTTTTTCAGTGCATCACGCATTGCCAATATTTTTTCTCCGACATTTTTATTAGCTACAACAGAATGAAACATGTTACTGGAATCCGCGGAAATTTCCAACAAAACGCTTACCCATAGCTTGCATAAACGCCGGATAGCAGTCAGACGTGATTAGTGGGACTGGTAGAAGTCTGAGGTACATTTTAAGCACCCCCGAAATCACGTTTACATTACTGTAGGCTAAAGCAGACATGTCTGCTTTCTCACCATCCTTGTCCAAAGCCATTTTTAACGCTTCAATTTCATCAGCAAAGCCTGATATTCGATAAATGCCCTCCTGCAGCATTCCATGTTGTTCAACCTCTTCGACGCACTTTTTCACTATGAACGGAATTTTGCACTTGTGTGCAGTAATTAGCAGTGTCAAGTCTACGCCAAATATTCCACGAAGTCGCTTTAAATCGGGCACGCATTTCGCGGGTACCAGTTCTGAGCATTTGTTGTGTGCTACAAAACCGCAATCTGCAAAAAGGGCACAATTTATTGATGACTCAAAATGGGAGTTtcatttaaccctttcaggcctgatgggtcctTATGAATcgattatcaaaattttctaaacttgcTGAAGGCCTGACAAGGTTAAGAGAGCGTTTTTTTATTACATACCTTCGCACTGAACTCCTTGCGATGAAAACCCCCAAAGGAAATTTGCGCAATATTCACACCAATTCAGCCCTTTGAAGGTGcgtgttttaaaaacatgacacttttcGTAAGCTTCTAATAATTCATCGTCAGCATCGTCTATAAGCTTTGCGGTCAAATCGTTCCCGGGCTCATCAATGCTCAATGTGGATATCTCATCATTGAGCATCGATAGTTTGGATGATTTCCTTATCTCGTTCGACAAGACTCGTAATTTACGTCGGTTAAGTGTCATGTATGGACTCTGTTCGTAGCAGTTTTTCGTTTGGCTCATCATCTCTTGAATGATTGGGCCGGCATGTAATCGCATGTGGAAATCAACCAATCCATCAGCTACCAGATCTTGGACggtatcaaattttttgaaattttcctggAGATAATGTCCTTTGTCTGGAGaatagtaaattttgtaatgttttgtcTTCTGATCGAACCGCAGACTCAAAGTGTAATAGCTATTGGCACCCGGACTTCGTCGTACGAGGTACGATCCGTCCCGCTTATCCTCCAAGATGCTTTCACTCTCCTTATGATTTATTGTCCCATGATATTCAAGCCCATAAAAGTCTGGGCGTTCTTCATTGAGACTATCAAAGTTAATTGGCTTTGGTGATGGTGCTCCAAGTTGAATCTTGTATACTGcaaatataaaatacaaaacatgttattcACGCTCACAACAAAATAACATAATATTAGTTTACGTTCGGGTTTCCAAACTTTTTGACACGATAACGGAAGCTCTTTCGCCATTCTGCAAACTGGAATAGTGagtaaattcttaattttacaATGATTAAAGTCAGACTTAGAAGCGGTATGTATCGTGGTTGTTTCAATGAAGAATCTTCGCAAGAAGTTACTAGTATTGGTATGTTCTTTGCGGGCTGGGAAATGTAAACAGGGGTATGTTTACACATTACTGAACGCATGTCATGGTAAATGTCAAGTCATATGTTAAGGGAAAATTAACTCACCATCAGatgtcttttttttcgatttcgaacAGGTTCAAGTTCTAACTA
This is a stretch of genomic DNA from Culex pipiens pallens isolate TS chromosome 1, TS_CPP_V2, whole genome shotgun sequence. It encodes these proteins:
- the LOC120417194 gene encoding beta-chimaerin → MAKELPLSCQKVWKPELYKIQLGAPSPKPINFDSLNEERPDFYGLEYHGTINHKESESILEDKRDGSYLVRRSPGANSYYTLSLRFDQKTKHYKIYYSPDKGHYLQENFKKFDTVQDLVADGLVDFHMRLHAGPIIQEMMSQTKNCYEQSPYMTLNRRKLRVLSNEIRKSSKLSMLNDEISTLSIDEPGNDLTAKLIDDADDELLEAYEKCHVFKTRTFKGLNWCEYCANFLWGFSSQGVQCEDCGFVAHNKCSELVPAKCVPDLKRLRGIFGVDLTLLITAHKCKIPFIVKKCVEEVEQHGMLQEGIYRISGFADEIEALKMALDKDGEKADMSALAYSNVNVISGVLKMYLRLLPVPLITSDCYPAFMQAMANKNVGEKILAMRDALKKLPVAHFNCLKYILEHLNRISSHHAINKMNEQNLATVFAPTLIETPPHMTDLSQEINMLTALITHCNAVFL